The window TAACCCGGCGCCGGCGCGAGTGCGAGCGACGTCACATCGCCTCATCGATGTGCGCTTTTCCTAAGTGTTCGCTCATGTTCCCGCCTTACATTTCGCCCCGGAAGGCCGCAAGGCCACCACTCGAAGGCTGTGAAGCCTGTTCTCGCAGTTGGGCGCTTGAGACAGGTGGAGCCAGTAGCGCAACCGGTCGAGGGGCGAGATGGATCACTACTACAACTCGAAGCGCCAGCAGTCGGTAAGCGCCCGCTCTGGGCCCCAGCGCGAGGCAGCGCCGGGGCGGGACCCGCGCGGGCCGCTCGCAGCGGTCCGCTGTCGCCACGTGCGGCGGGCCCCATCTCTCGAGGTGAGAGGTACCGATGCTGGAACCCTTCAACGGCCGCGGCGTTAGCAGGCGCCGCAACCTAGGTCCGGCGCGTGGGCTGGCGCTGGCGGTCTTCGCGGCGCTGCTGCTCGGCGCCTGCTCCTCGCCCGACGCGCTCGACGCGGCCGACGCGGACTTCGACGTCGTCTTCAGGACCGAGGACGGCGGGGAGCTGCAGACGGGCTCCCTCGAGGGCGCCACCGTCGACGGGACCTTCACGATCGTCGTGGAGGCCAGGAGGGGCGCCGTCAGCGCGAGCTTCTACCTGGACGACAGGCGCATGCAGGGCTCGCCCTTCGTCGTCGACGACTCCGCGCCGTTCACGGCCGAGGTCTCGACGGACGAGCTGGAGCCGGGCCAGCACACGGTCACCGTGGCGGTGTTCACCTCGCGACACAGCCGTCCCAAGGTCAAGACCGTGACGTTCACGGTCGCCGACGAGGCCGAGGAGCCCACGGACCCCGAGCCGACGGACCCGAGCGAGCCAACGGACCCGGAGCCGACGGACCCCACCGACCCGACCGACCCCTCAGACCCGACCGACCCGACCGATCCCTCAGACCCGACCGACCCGACCGACCCGGACGAGCCTACTGACCCCGAGCCCACGGACCCCGAGCCCACGGACCCAGTGCCGACGGACCCCGACCCGACCCCCGAGCCTCCCGACGCCGACTACCCGGAGCCCACCTACTGGGTCGCCACCTACGGGTCGGACAGCAACGACGGCCGCACCGCCGAGACGGCCTTCAGGACCATCCGCAAGGCGGCCTCGGTGGTACGCCCCGGCGACGTCGTGTACATCCGCGGCGGCGTCTACAAGGAGTACCTCACGGCCGACAGGTGGCCGACGAGCGGCCAGGAGGGCAGGCCGATCACGATCATGGGCGCGCCGGGCGAGACGGCGATCCTCGACGGCAGCGACAAGAAGAACGGCGGCACGAACCCCAGCGCCCCCCAGCTCATCTGGCTGCGCGACCGCCACTGGTACGTGTTCCAGAACCTCACGCTCCGCTACTCCGCCGGACGCGGCATCGAGCTCGAGGGCGACCACCACGTGGTCAGGAACGTGATCTCGCACGGCAACCACGGCGACGGCATCTACGTCGAGGGCGACTACAACCTCGTCGAGGACTCGTACAGCTACGACAACTACAGCTACACGAACGGCGGCGACAGCGCCGACGGCGTGAAGGTCTCCTTCGGCACCGGCAACGTGCTGCGGCGGGTCGTGGTCTACGAGAACTCCGACGACGGCATCGACCTGTGGGACAGCACGAACGGCCTCGTCGAGTACTGCGTCTCCTACCGCAACGGACGCGGCACCACGGGCAACGGCCAGGGCTTCAAGCTGTCGAACGGCGGGCGCGCCGACTCGGGCAACGTGATCAGGTACAACGTGTCGTTCAGCAACCGCGCCTACAACTTCACCGACAACGGCGGTGGCGGACTGACGCTGTACAACAACACCTCGTTCGACGCAGGCATCAAGGGCTACGTGGCGCGCGGTCGCTACGGTCAGGCGCGCTCCGAGCTCTACAACAACATCAGCTACGACGAGGGCAGCCCGCTCCTCGACTCCGAGAGCGGCAGCACCAAGCCGCTGCACGAGCGCAACTCGTGGAACCTCAGCATCGGCGACCCCGAGTTCGCCAGCACGAACCCCGACTCGTCGCAGTTCCTGCACCTGTCCTCCGGCAGCGACGCCATCGACAAGGGCAAGTACCTGGGGCAGGAGTACTACGGCGCCGCTCCGGACCTCGGCGCCTACGAGTACGGACTGCCGGCGATCGTGGCGGGAGCCTACTGACCGGAGGTCAGGGCCAGCTCCTCCCGACGGGGAGCCTCGGCTAGCTCCGCGACGAGGCCGCTGAGCCTCTTCCCCAGCACGGCGAGGTCGTGTTGCCCCGCGAGGGCGGCGCGGCCTCGCCGGCCCATCTCCTCCAGCTCGCAGGCCGGCATCCGGGCGAGCCGCAGCACGGCCTCGGCGAGCGCGCGCGGGTCGCCCGGCGCGAACGTGAGCCCGGCGCGGGCGGTGTCGACGACCGTGGTGGGGTCCGTCGTGCTGTAGAGGACCGGCCGCCCCGCGGCGAGGTAGTCGTAGAGCTTGTTCGGGCTGCGTCCGTAGGCGTCGAAGGTCGCCACGGGCGCGAGGTGCACCATGAGC is drawn from Trueperaceae bacterium and contains these coding sequences:
- a CDS encoding right-handed parallel beta-helix repeat-containing protein gives rise to the protein MLEPFNGRGVSRRRNLGPARGLALAVFAALLLGACSSPDALDAADADFDVVFRTEDGGELQTGSLEGATVDGTFTIVVEARRGAVSASFYLDDRRMQGSPFVVDDSAPFTAEVSTDELEPGQHTVTVAVFTSRHSRPKVKTVTFTVADEAEEPTDPEPTDPSEPTDPEPTDPTDPTDPSDPTDPTDPSDPTDPTDPDEPTDPEPTDPEPTDPVPTDPDPTPEPPDADYPEPTYWVATYGSDSNDGRTAETAFRTIRKAASVVRPGDVVYIRGGVYKEYLTADRWPTSGQEGRPITIMGAPGETAILDGSDKKNGGTNPSAPQLIWLRDRHWYVFQNLTLRYSAGRGIELEGDHHVVRNVISHGNHGDGIYVEGDYNLVEDSYSYDNYSYTNGGDSADGVKVSFGTGNVLRRVVVYENSDDGIDLWDSTNGLVEYCVSYRNGRGTTGNGQGFKLSNGGRADSGNVIRYNVSFSNRAYNFTDNGGGGLTLYNNTSFDAGIKGYVARGRYGQARSELYNNISYDEGSPLLDSESGSTKPLHERNSWNLSIGDPEFASTNPDSSQFLHLSSGSDAIDKGKYLGQEYYGAAPDLGAYEYGLPAIVAGAY